In Quercus robur chromosome 10, dhQueRobu3.1, whole genome shotgun sequence, a genomic segment contains:
- the LOC126703585 gene encoding GDSL esterase/lipase At3g48460 → MVSHFTSHHSHQFIFITLTTIFILTSSSSAATETHPPRPFKKIYAFGDSFTDTGNTKSVTGPTGFGHVSNPPYGTTFFHHPTNRYSDGRLVIDFVAETLSLPYLPPYLKIRGNVSSSTFGVNFAVAGATATNHAFFVKNNLTLDITPQSIQTQLLWFNKYLQSQGCKKASASDCKEAFDDALFWFGEIGVNDYAYAVGSSIPDDTLRKLGITSFTAVLQSLLEKGAKYVVVQGLPLSGCLPLSMSLAPEDDRDDIGCVKSVNNQSYVHNAVLQAKLQELRKQFPNAVITYADYWNAYRTVMKSPSQYGFKELFSCCCGKGEPYNFDLFTSCGMANVSACANPSKYVNWDGVHLTEAMYKVVSKMFLNGTFSHPPFSYLLDRKIKQG, encoded by the exons ATGGTTTCCCATTTCACATCTCACCACTCTCATCAATTCATCTTCATCACCCTCACTACCATTTTCATCCTCACTTCTTCATCTTCTGCTGCAACAGAAACACACCCACCACGTCCATTCAAGAAGATCTATGCCTTTGGTGACTCATTCACTGACACAGGCAACACAAAGTCTGTCACAGGCCCCACTGGTTTTGGTCATGTATCAAACCCTCCATATGGAACCACTTTCTTTCACCACCCCACAAATAGGTACTCAGATGGAAGGCTTGTGATTGATTTTGTAGCTGAAACACTGTCTTTACCTTACTTGCCTCCTTACCTTAAAATCAGAGGCAatgtttcttcttctacttttggTGTTAACTTTGCTGTAGCTGGTGCCACAGCTACAAACCATGCATTCTTTGTTAAGAACAACCTTACACTTGATATCACACCTCAATCTATCCAAACTCAGTTGCTTTGGTTCAACAAGTACTTGCAAAGTCAGGGGTGTAAAAAAGCATCTGCATCAGATTGCAAAGAAGCCTTTGATGATGCACTCTTTTGGTTTGGTGAAATTGGAGTCAATGACTATGCATACGCTGTTGGATCTTCCATACCAGATGATACCCTCAGAAAGCTTGGTATCACAAGCTTTACTGCGGTTTTACAG TCATTGCTAGAGAAGGGTGCAAAATATGTTGTTGTCCAAGGCCTACCCTTAAGTGGGTGCTTGCCATTGTCCATGTCACTAGCTCCTGAAGATGATAGAGATGACATAGGTTGTGTTAAGAGCGTGAACAACCAGAGCTACGTCCACAATGCTGTTCTCCAAGCAAAATTGCAAGAACTCAGGAAGCAATTTCCCAATGCTGTCATTACCTATGCTGATTACTGGAATGCCTACCGCACTGTCATGAAGAGTCCAAGTCAATATGGGTTCAAGGAATTGTTCAGTTGTTGCTGTGGAAAAGGTGAACCATACAACTTTGATTTGTTCACTTCTTGTGGAATGGCTAATGTTAGTGCCTGTGCAAACCCTTCAAAGTACGTCAATTGGGATGGTGTGCACCTCACTGAAGCTATGTATAAGGTGGTTTCAAAGATGTTCCTCAATGGGACATTTAGTCACCCTCCATTTAGTTACTTGTTGGatagaaaaatcaaacaagGGTGA
- the LOC126703586 gene encoding E3 ubiquitin-protein ligase AIRP2-like isoform X1, translated as MLDYYQQLADKPSYHDSIMVLESDIQYANMLAASIPRGKGGACLQMKLVYNHLAPIILLLLQWMDCSCTCLLSSYLNLFHIIVYKVHSDGKPRMSSSGRRATIKEFYTVILPSLQHLNCNSSEFDISQEEDDGTEMIVRKKLNDKRKTSDMDLEREDECGICLESCTKMVLPNCCHSMCINCYHDWSTRSESCPFCRGSLKRVKSGDLWVLTCSSDVVDTQTVLKEDMLRFYLYINGLPKDIPDALFLMYYEYLF; from the exons ATGTTGGATTACTATCAGCAGCTTGCTGATAAGCCCTCTTACCATGATTCCATTATGGTTCTTGAGAGTGATATTCAGTATGCTAATATGCT GGCAGCTTCAATTCCAAGAGGCAAGGGTGGTGCCTGCCTTCAAATGAAATTGGTTTACAATCATTTGGCACCCATTATATTGCTTTTACTTCAGTGGATGGATTGCTCATGTACTTGTCTACTTTCAAGCTATTTAAACCTATTTCACATAATTGTATACAAG GTGCACTCTGATGGGAAGCCGAGAATGTCTTCAAGTGGAAGGAGAGCTACTATTAAAGAATTCTACA CTGTTATATTGCCATCTCTTCAGCATCTCAATTGTAACTCGTCAGAGTTTGATATTAGTCAAGAGGAAGATGATGGCACGGAAATGATTGTCAGGAAGAAATTGAACGATAAGAGGAAGACTTCAGATATGGACTTGGAGAGAGAAGATGAGTGTGGGATCTGCTTGGAGTCCTGCACTAAAATGGTTTTGCCTAATTGCTGCCACTCCATGTGCATCAATTGCTACCATGACTG GAGCACAAGGTCAGAATCTTGCCCATTTTGCCGGGGAAGTTTGAAGAGGGTGAAATCAGGGGACTTGTGGGTTCTGACATGCAGTAGCGATGTGGTTGACACTCAAACTGTGTTGAAGGAGGATATGTTGCGGTTCTATCTTTATATAAACGGCCTGCCTAAGGATATCCCTGATGCTCTGTTCTTAATGTATTATGAGTACTTATTTTAA
- the LOC126703586 gene encoding E3 ubiquitin-protein ligase AIRP2-like isoform X2, translating to MIPLWFLRVIFSMLICSSIPRGKGGACLQMKLVYNHLAPIILLLLQWMDCSCTCLLSSYLNLFHIIVYKVHSDGKPRMSSSGRRATIKEFYTVILPSLQHLNCNSSEFDISQEEDDGTEMIVRKKLNDKRKTSDMDLEREDECGICLESCTKMVLPNCCHSMCINCYHDWSTRSESCPFCRGSLKRVKSGDLWVLTCSSDVVDTQTVLKEDMLRFYLYINGLPKDIPDALFLMYYEYLF from the exons ATGATTCCATTATGGTTCTTGAGAGTGATATTCAGTATGCTAATATGCT CTTCAATTCCAAGAGGCAAGGGTGGTGCCTGCCTTCAAATGAAATTGGTTTACAATCATTTGGCACCCATTATATTGCTTTTACTTCAGTGGATGGATTGCTCATGTACTTGTCTACTTTCAAGCTATTTAAACCTATTTCACATAATTGTATACAAG GTGCACTCTGATGGGAAGCCGAGAATGTCTTCAAGTGGAAGGAGAGCTACTATTAAAGAATTCTACA CTGTTATATTGCCATCTCTTCAGCATCTCAATTGTAACTCGTCAGAGTTTGATATTAGTCAAGAGGAAGATGATGGCACGGAAATGATTGTCAGGAAGAAATTGAACGATAAGAGGAAGACTTCAGATATGGACTTGGAGAGAGAAGATGAGTGTGGGATCTGCTTGGAGTCCTGCACTAAAATGGTTTTGCCTAATTGCTGCCACTCCATGTGCATCAATTGCTACCATGACTG GAGCACAAGGTCAGAATCTTGCCCATTTTGCCGGGGAAGTTTGAAGAGGGTGAAATCAGGGGACTTGTGGGTTCTGACATGCAGTAGCGATGTGGTTGACACTCAAACTGTGTTGAAGGAGGATATGTTGCGGTTCTATCTTTATATAAACGGCCTGCCTAAGGATATCCCTGATGCTCTGTTCTTAATGTATTATGAGTACTTATTTTAA